The following proteins come from a genomic window of Blastococcus sp. HT6-30:
- the mfd gene encoding transcription-repair coupling factor, producing MSLRGVLDVVLTDPGMARVVAAAGSADLAVTAPPPVQPLVAAALAAPGGAQVPVLVVTAGERDADATADLLRCFVPDRRVEVFPAWETLPHERLSPRADTVGRRLAVLRDLTHPGANGTIDVLVAPVRSLLQPLAPGLGDLTPVELKPGDSAELDDIAQALSDAAYTRVELVEKRGEFAVRGGLLDVFPPTEPHPVRVEFWGDEVDELRYFSAADQRSLDERPDRLWAPPCRELLLTEEVRARAAALAVEHPGLLEILGKLAEGIAVEGMESLTPALIGDAAMQLLTDLVPAGTHVLVCDPERVRSRAADLVRTAEEFLAASWATAAEAGEAPLDLGASSFRDLAEVETAARIRGLPWWTTGAFTLQAEDDERQVTLEAAPVERFHGDQGAAVERMRGWHRNGWRVVVTFAGPGPAQRAADQFTEADLGVRLVPDVAGPPDAGLTHVTQGNLESGFAFPGVGLALLTEHDLTGQRGTSMRDAVKMPARRRNAVDLVQLQPGDLVVHEQHGVGRYIEMISRTVNGGQRDYLIVEYAPSRRNQPPDRLFVPTDALDQLTRYVGGEAPALSKLGGADWQKTKSSARKAVKQIAGELIRLYSARMATQGHAFGPDTVWQRELEDAFPFQETPDQLAAIDEVKADMQQTVPMDRIICGDVGYGKTEIAIRAAFKAVQDGKQVAVLVPTTLLANQHFKTFSERVAQFPVTVKVLSRFQSDRETTEILRQLAAGEVDILVGTHRLLQPTTRWKDLGLVIVDEEQRFGVEHKEYLKTMRTAVDVLSMSATPIPRTLEMSLTGIREMSTILTPPEERHPVLTYVGAWNDKQMAAAIRRELLRDGQVFVIHNRVQSIDKAAAKIRSLVPEARIAVGHGQMKEHELERIMVGFWEKEYDVLVATTIVESGLDIPNANTLIVDRADTFGLSQLHQIRGRVGRGRERAYAYFTYDPTRALTETSVDRLTTIANNTDLGAGMAVAMKDLEIRGSGNLLGGEQSGHIAGVGFDLYVRLVGEAVADYRAQVTGEEAPAEPVEVRVDLPVDAHLPHDYVPGERLRMEAYRKVASISDDEQAQAVLDELTDRYGAPPAPVLNLLAVARFRVAMRALGVTEVSLQGRNIRVGPVDLPESKQMRLARLADGASYKAAVRTISLKVPVGPDRRTPLRDVALLENLHATLKAVLDQPVTAA from the coding sequence GTGAGCCTGCGCGGCGTGCTCGACGTCGTCCTGACCGACCCCGGGATGGCCCGCGTGGTCGCCGCGGCGGGGAGCGCCGACCTCGCCGTCACCGCGCCGCCGCCGGTGCAGCCGCTCGTCGCCGCCGCCCTCGCCGCACCGGGGGGCGCGCAGGTGCCGGTCCTCGTGGTGACCGCCGGCGAACGGGACGCCGACGCGACCGCCGACCTGCTCCGCTGCTTCGTCCCGGACCGGCGGGTCGAGGTGTTCCCGGCCTGGGAGACGCTCCCGCACGAGCGGCTGAGCCCGCGCGCGGACACCGTCGGCCGCCGGCTCGCGGTGCTGCGCGACCTCACCCACCCCGGCGCCAACGGCACGATCGACGTCCTGGTCGCCCCGGTCCGCAGCCTCCTGCAGCCGCTGGCCCCGGGCCTCGGCGACCTCACGCCGGTCGAGCTGAAGCCCGGGGACAGCGCCGAGCTGGACGACATCGCGCAGGCGCTGTCCGACGCCGCCTACACCCGCGTCGAGCTGGTCGAGAAGCGCGGTGAGTTCGCCGTCCGCGGTGGGCTGCTCGACGTCTTCCCGCCGACCGAGCCGCACCCGGTGCGCGTCGAGTTCTGGGGCGACGAGGTCGATGAGCTCCGGTACTTCTCCGCCGCCGACCAGCGCTCGCTCGACGAGCGCCCCGACCGCCTCTGGGCGCCGCCGTGCCGGGAGCTGCTGCTGACCGAGGAGGTGCGCGCCCGGGCCGCGGCACTGGCGGTCGAGCACCCCGGCCTCCTGGAGATCCTGGGCAAGCTCGCCGAGGGCATCGCCGTCGAGGGCATGGAGTCGCTGACCCCCGCCCTCATCGGCGACGCCGCCATGCAGCTGCTCACCGACCTGGTGCCCGCCGGCACGCACGTCCTGGTCTGCGACCCCGAGCGGGTCCGCAGCCGGGCGGCGGACCTGGTGCGCACCGCCGAGGAGTTCCTCGCCGCCTCGTGGGCGACCGCCGCGGAGGCCGGGGAGGCGCCCCTGGACCTGGGGGCGTCCTCCTTCCGCGACCTCGCGGAGGTCGAGACCGCGGCCCGGATTCGCGGCCTGCCCTGGTGGACCACCGGGGCCTTCACACTGCAGGCCGAGGACGACGAGCGACAGGTCACCCTGGAGGCGGCTCCCGTCGAGCGCTTCCACGGCGACCAGGGCGCCGCCGTCGAGCGGATGCGCGGGTGGCACCGGAACGGCTGGCGGGTGGTCGTCACCTTCGCCGGCCCCGGCCCCGCCCAGCGCGCCGCCGACCAGTTCACCGAGGCCGACCTCGGCGTCCGGCTGGTGCCCGACGTCGCCGGTCCCCCCGACGCCGGGCTCACGCACGTCACCCAGGGCAACCTCGAGAGCGGGTTCGCCTTCCCGGGCGTGGGGCTGGCGCTGCTCACCGAGCACGACCTCACCGGTCAGCGCGGCACCTCGATGCGCGACGCGGTCAAGATGCCCGCGCGGCGGCGCAACGCCGTCGACCTGGTACAGCTGCAGCCCGGTGACCTCGTCGTGCACGAGCAGCACGGCGTCGGCCGCTACATCGAGATGATCAGCCGCACGGTCAACGGCGGTCAGCGCGACTACCTGATCGTCGAGTACGCCCCGTCGCGCCGGAACCAGCCGCCGGACCGGCTGTTCGTGCCGACCGACGCGCTGGACCAGCTCACCCGCTACGTCGGCGGTGAGGCGCCCGCGCTGTCCAAGCTGGGCGGTGCCGACTGGCAGAAGACGAAGAGCTCGGCGCGCAAGGCGGTCAAGCAGATCGCCGGCGAGCTCATCCGGCTGTACTCCGCGCGGATGGCCACGCAGGGGCACGCCTTCGGCCCCGACACCGTCTGGCAGCGCGAGCTGGAGGACGCCTTCCCCTTCCAGGAGACGCCCGACCAGCTGGCCGCCATCGACGAGGTCAAGGCCGACATGCAGCAGACGGTGCCGATGGACCGGATCATCTGCGGCGACGTCGGCTACGGGAAGACCGAGATCGCGATCCGGGCCGCGTTCAAGGCGGTGCAGGACGGCAAGCAGGTCGCCGTCCTGGTGCCGACGACGCTGCTGGCCAACCAGCACTTCAAGACGTTCTCCGAGCGGGTCGCCCAGTTCCCGGTGACGGTGAAGGTGCTGTCCCGGTTCCAGTCGGACAGGGAGACCACCGAGATCCTCCGGCAGCTCGCGGCCGGTGAGGTCGACATCCTGGTCGGCACCCACCGGCTGCTGCAGCCGACCACCCGGTGGAAGGACCTCGGGCTGGTCATCGTCGACGAGGAGCAGCGCTTCGGCGTCGAGCACAAGGAGTACCTGAAGACCATGCGGACGGCGGTCGACGTCCTCTCGATGTCGGCAACCCCGATCCCGCGCACCCTGGAGATGAGCCTCACCGGCATCCGCGAGATGTCGACGATCCTCACCCCGCCCGAGGAGCGGCACCCGGTCCTCACCTACGTGGGCGCCTGGAACGACAAGCAGATGGCCGCGGCCATCCGCCGCGAGCTGCTGCGCGACGGGCAGGTCTTCGTCATCCACAACCGGGTGCAGTCGATCGACAAGGCGGCGGCGAAGATCCGCTCGCTGGTGCCCGAGGCCCGCATCGCCGTCGGGCACGGCCAGATGAAGGAGCACGAGCTCGAGCGGATCATGGTCGGCTTCTGGGAGAAGGAGTACGACGTCCTCGTCGCGACGACGATCGTGGAGTCCGGCCTGGACATCCCCAACGCCAACACCCTGATCGTCGATCGCGCCGACACCTTCGGGCTCTCCCAGCTGCACCAGATCCGCGGTCGGGTCGGCCGCGGGCGGGAGCGGGCCTACGCCTACTTCACCTACGACCCGACCCGCGCCCTCACCGAGACCTCGGTCGACCGGCTGACCACGATCGCCAACAACACCGATCTCGGCGCGGGCATGGCGGTGGCGATGAAGGACCTGGAGATCCGCGGCTCGGGCAACCTGCTCGGCGGCGAGCAGTCCGGGCACATCGCCGGCGTCGGCTTCGACCTCTACGTCCGGCTGGTCGGCGAGGCCGTGGCCGACTACCGGGCGCAGGTCACCGGCGAGGAGGCGCCCGCCGAGCCGGTGGAGGTCCGCGTCGACCTGCCGGTGGACGCGCACCTCCCGCACGACTACGTGCCCGGCGAGCGGCTGCGCATGGAGGCCTACCGCAAGGTCGCCTCGATCTCCGACGACGAGCAGGCACAGGCCGTGCTCGACGAGCTCACCGACCGCTACGGCGCTCCTCCGGCGCCGGTGCTCAACCTGCTCGCCGTGGCCCGCTTCCGGGTGGCGATGCGGGCGCTGGGCGTCACCGAGGTGTCGCTGCAGGGTCGCAACATCCGGGTCGGCCCGGTCGACCTGCCGGAGTCCAAGCAGATGCGGCTGGCCCGCCTGGCCGACGGAGCCTCCTACAAGGCCGCCGTGCGGACGATCTCGCTCAAGGTGCCGGTGGGCCCCGACCGCCGGACGCCGCTGCGCGACGTCGCCCTGCTGGAGAACCTGCACGCGACGCTGAAGGCGGTGCTGGACCAGCCGGTGACTGCTGCCTGA
- a CDS encoding PKD domain-containing protein, which yields MRLLCGLVVTAILATLIGATGPASAGAAHDGVVSEAPSARTPQILDGRVLDLAEVGDRIVVAGTFTQVRDANGNGGTTFDQAYVFAFDPVTGAVDRSFRPQLNATVNAVSAGAGGTVYVGGTFTILNGAASRNLVQLSLATGLRTDGFRAGNINGAVNDLEVSGNRLFVAGIFTTVGGVPHGGLATVDATTGALDEYMGIDVLENHNWPRGTARAAVGVEKIAISPDRSRLVAIGNFRTADGLPRDQVVSVQLQAGSAVVDPDWRTTRYEPACSSWSFDTYVRDVDFAPDGSYFVIVSTGGSHPGTLCDAAGRFDTASTGQAVEPRWVNETGGDTLFSVEVTGSAVYVGGHQRWMNNPTGRDSAGPGAVPRPGLAALDPSTGLPLAWNAARHPRGVGAQAILATASGLYVGSDTEYIGNREYFRPRLAFLELAGGSSVAPAPARQLPATVVLAGGTTTGLLVSNNVVRGRFFDGTAAAADVSIATGDTDWSRARGAFMAGDTLYYGYPSGTSYALYRRTFDGVTFGAATLVDPYNDPEWSDVATGSTRNGEPIRYRGALPSFYGQLSSVTGMTYADGRIYYTRSGALGLYYRSFSLDSGVVGGTEFTAAGSGFGSVAGMFVSGGQLYWANSVNGELRRIALVGGVPSGASVVAAAGPWTRGGADWRTRAMFLGPQPNVAPTASFASDCLGLVCSLDGTGSTDGDGTVTAYSWAFGDGTTATGPEPSKTYGAAGSYQVTLTVTDDDGATASTTRTVTVAPVASGEGIAVRDSVGTSARVVTSASLTVPASVQAGDALVLALTTNSDAAGQVPAGYTLVGTQTSGTSMTTQVFSRVATAADAGSTVTVDLTKQAKVTLQLAAYSGVDWRSPIASVTGAADVGGTAHTTPTTTVETGSWVISVWSDRSSSARSFTAPSAAVVRTNLSGVGNGDIASLMADRGAPVPAGQVGGLTATVPVASNRATMLTVVLAPGNGSTPPANVPPTAAIESTCATLTCSFDGTGSSDTDGTVTGFAWDFGDGQVASTATAEHTYATAGEYEVSLTVTDDDGATSVATSTVTVAAPPPPVSAGIGLRGSAGTSDRVVTSAALEVPGSVQAGDGLVLVLSTNSTVTGAAPAGWTEVGRVSANDQNPTTQVFSRVAGAGDAGTTVTVALSGQAKVTLQLMAYSGTAEAGPVASFTAAADGAGTAHTTPTATAAEGNWVLSVWSDKQRDERQWTPPSAGVTERSNIAGVGSGDIATLLTDSGGPVPAGPVGGLTATVPTPSNRATMLTLVLAQGGTVAPPANVPPTAAIESTCATLTCSFDGTGSSDTDGTVTGFAWDFGDGQVASTATAEHTYATAGEYEVSLTVTDDDGATSVATSTVTVAAPPPPVSAGIGLRGSAGTSDRVVTSAALEVPGSVQAGDGLVLVLSTNSTVTGAAPAGWTEVGRVSANDQNPTTQVFSRVAGAGDAGTTVTVALSGQAKVTLQLMAYSGTAEAGPVASFTAAADGAGTAHTTPTATAAEGNWVLSVWSDKQRDERQWTPPSAGVTERSNIAGVGSGDIATLLTDSGGPVPAGPVGGLTATVPTPSNRATMLTLVLAQA from the coding sequence TTGAGGCTGCTGTGCGGCCTGGTGGTGACCGCCATCCTGGCGACGCTGATCGGCGCCACGGGCCCGGCATCCGCGGGTGCTGCGCACGACGGCGTGGTGTCGGAGGCGCCCTCCGCCCGCACTCCGCAGATCCTGGACGGCCGGGTCCTCGACCTCGCCGAGGTCGGCGACCGCATCGTGGTGGCCGGCACCTTCACCCAGGTGCGGGACGCCAACGGCAACGGCGGGACGACGTTCGACCAGGCCTACGTGTTCGCGTTCGACCCCGTGACCGGGGCCGTGGACCGCTCGTTCCGGCCCCAGCTGAACGCGACGGTCAACGCGGTCAGCGCCGGCGCGGGCGGCACCGTCTACGTGGGTGGCACCTTCACCATCCTCAACGGCGCCGCCTCCCGCAACCTGGTCCAGCTCTCGCTGGCCACCGGGCTGCGCACCGACGGCTTCCGCGCCGGCAACATCAACGGTGCGGTCAACGACCTCGAGGTCTCCGGGAACCGGCTCTTCGTCGCCGGGATCTTCACCACCGTCGGCGGGGTCCCGCACGGCGGCCTCGCCACGGTGGACGCGACGACCGGCGCCCTCGACGAGTACATGGGCATCGACGTCCTCGAGAACCACAACTGGCCGCGCGGCACGGCCCGGGCCGCGGTCGGCGTCGAGAAGATCGCGATCTCGCCGGACCGGTCCCGGCTCGTGGCGATCGGCAACTTCCGCACGGCCGACGGCCTTCCGCGCGACCAGGTGGTGTCGGTGCAGCTGCAGGCCGGCAGCGCGGTCGTCGACCCGGACTGGCGGACCACCCGGTACGAGCCCGCCTGCTCCTCGTGGAGCTTCGACACCTACGTCCGCGACGTCGACTTCGCCCCGGACGGCAGCTACTTCGTCATCGTCTCGACCGGCGGGTCGCACCCGGGCACCCTCTGCGACGCCGCGGGGCGCTTCGACACCGCCTCGACCGGCCAGGCGGTCGAGCCGCGCTGGGTCAACGAGACCGGCGGCGACACCCTCTTCTCCGTCGAGGTCACCGGCAGCGCCGTCTACGTCGGCGGGCACCAGCGCTGGATGAACAACCCGACCGGCCGGGACTCCGCCGGCCCGGGTGCGGTGCCGCGGCCCGGCCTCGCCGCCCTCGACCCCTCCACCGGGCTGCCGCTGGCCTGGAACGCCGCCCGGCACCCGCGCGGTGTCGGTGCGCAGGCGATCCTCGCCACCGCGAGCGGGCTGTACGTGGGCAGCGACACCGAGTACATCGGCAACCGGGAGTACTTCCGCCCCCGGCTGGCCTTCCTCGAGCTGGCCGGCGGCAGCTCCGTCGCGCCCGCGCCGGCCCGGCAGCTGCCGGCGACCGTCGTCCTGGCCGGCGGGACCACGACGGGGTTGCTCGTCAGCAACAACGTCGTCCGTGGCCGCTTCTTCGACGGGACGGCAGCGGCGGCGGACGTCTCCATCGCCACCGGCGACACCGACTGGAGCCGGGCCCGGGGCGCCTTCATGGCCGGGGACACCCTCTACTACGGCTACCCGTCGGGAACGAGCTACGCCCTCTACCGGCGGACCTTCGACGGGGTCACCTTCGGTGCGGCGACGCTCGTGGACCCGTACAACGACCCCGAGTGGAGCGACGTCGCCACCGGATCCACCCGGAACGGCGAGCCGATCCGCTACCGCGGCGCCCTGCCGTCCTTCTACGGCCAGCTCTCCTCGGTGACCGGCATGACCTACGCCGACGGCCGCATCTACTACACCCGCAGCGGGGCGCTGGGGCTGTACTACCGCTCCTTCTCGCTCGACAGCGGGGTCGTCGGGGGCACCGAGTTCACCGCTGCGGGCTCCGGCTTCGGCAGCGTCGCCGGCATGTTCGTCTCGGGCGGGCAGCTGTACTGGGCGAACTCCGTCAACGGCGAGCTGCGCCGGATCGCGCTGGTCGGCGGGGTGCCCAGCGGCGCCTCGGTCGTCGCGGCGGCCGGCCCGTGGACCCGGGGCGGCGCCGACTGGCGGACGCGGGCGATGTTCCTCGGTCCGCAGCCGAACGTGGCGCCGACCGCGTCGTTCGCTTCCGACTGCCTCGGCCTGGTCTGCTCGCTCGACGGGACCGGCTCCACCGACGGCGACGGCACGGTCACGGCGTACTCGTGGGCCTTCGGCGACGGCACCACCGCCACCGGGCCGGAGCCGAGCAAGACGTACGGTGCCGCGGGCTCCTACCAGGTCACGCTCACGGTGACCGACGACGACGGCGCCACGGCGAGCACCACGCGGACGGTCACGGTGGCGCCGGTCGCCAGCGGTGAGGGGATCGCGGTGCGGGACTCCGTCGGCACCTCGGCGCGGGTCGTGACGTCGGCGTCGCTGACCGTGCCGGCCTCGGTGCAGGCGGGTGACGCACTGGTCCTGGCGCTGACCACCAACTCCGACGCCGCGGGCCAGGTGCCGGCCGGCTACACGCTGGTGGGCACGCAGACCTCGGGCACGTCGATGACCACCCAGGTGTTCTCCCGGGTGGCCACGGCGGCCGATGCCGGCTCCACGGTGACCGTCGACCTGACCAAGCAGGCCAAGGTGACCCTCCAGCTGGCGGCCTACTCGGGCGTCGACTGGCGGAGCCCGATCGCCTCGGTCACCGGTGCCGCGGACGTGGGCGGCACGGCGCACACCACCCCGACGACCACGGTGGAGACCGGCAGCTGGGTGATCTCGGTGTGGTCGGACCGCTCGTCGTCGGCCCGCAGCTTCACCGCGCCGTCCGCGGCCGTGGTCCGGACCAACCTGTCCGGTGTCGGCAACGGGGACATCGCCTCCCTGATGGCGGACCGGGGCGCACCCGTGCCGGCCGGCCAGGTGGGTGGCCTCACCGCCACCGTGCCGGTCGCCAGCAACCGCGCGACGATGCTCACCGTCGTGCTGGCCCCGGGGAACGGCAGCACCCCGCCGGCGAACGTGCCGCCGACGGCGGCCATCGAGTCGACGTGCGCGACGCTGACGTGCTCGTTCGACGGGACGGGCTCGTCGGACACCGACGGGACCGTGACCGGCTTCGCGTGGGACTTCGGCGACGGGCAGGTCGCCTCGACGGCGACGGCGGAGCACACCTACGCCACCGCGGGTGAGTACGAGGTGTCGCTGACCGTCACCGATGACGACGGCGCGACGTCCGTGGCCACCTCGACGGTGACGGTGGCTGCGCCGCCCCCGCCGGTGAGCGCCGGGATCGGGCTGCGTGGCTCGGCGGGCACGTCGGACCGGGTGGTCACCAGCGCGGCGCTGGAGGTGCCGGGCTCGGTGCAGGCCGGCGACGGGCTGGTGCTGGTGCTGTCGACGAACTCGACGGTGACCGGTGCGGCTCCGGCCGGCTGGACCGAGGTCGGGCGGGTGTCGGCCAATGACCAGAACCCGACGACGCAGGTGTTCTCGCGGGTGGCCGGTGCCGGTGACGCCGGGACGACGGTGACCGTGGCCCTCAGCGGCCAGGCGAAGGTGACCCTGCAGCTGATGGCCTACTCGGGGACCGCGGAAGCCGGCCCGGTGGCGTCGTTCACCGCGGCGGCCGACGGTGCGGGTACGGCCCACACCACTCCGACGGCCACCGCGGCGGAGGGCAACTGGGTGTTGTCGGTGTGGTCGGACAAGCAGCGCGACGAGCGGCAGTGGACGCCGCCGTCGGCCGGGGTGACCGAGCGCAGCAACATCGCCGGGGTCGGCAGCGGGGACATCGCCACGCTGCTGACCGACAGCGGCGGCCCGGTCCCGGCCGGCCCGGTCGGTGGGCTGACCGCCACGGTGCCCACGCCGAGCAACCGCGCCACGATGCTCACCCTCGTGCTCGCGCAGGGGGGCACGGTCGCGCCGCCGGCGAACGTGCCGCCGACGGCGGCCATCGAGTCGACGTGCGCGACGCTGACGTGCTCGTTCGACGGGACGGGCTCGTCGGACACCGACGGGACCGTGACCGGCTTCGCGTGGGACTTCGGCGACGGGCAGGTCGCCTCGACGGCGACGGCGGAGCACACCTACGCCACCGCGGGTGAGTACGAGGTGTCGCTGACCGTCACCGATGACGACGGCGCGACGTCCGTGGCCACCTCGACGGTGACGGTGGCTGCGCCGCCCCCGCCGGTGAGCGCCGGGATCGGGCTGCGTGGCTCGGCGGGCACGTCGGACCGGGTGGTCACCAGCGCGGCGCTGGAGGTGCCGGGCTCGGTGCAGGCCGGCGACGGGCTGGTGCTGGTGCTGTCGACGAACTCGACGGTGACCGGTGCGGCTCCGGCCGGCTGGACCGAGGTCGGGCGGGTGTCGGCCAATGACCAGAACCCGACGACGCAGGTGTTCTCGCGGGTGGCCGGTGCCGGTGACGCCGGGACGACGGTGACCGTGGCCCTCAGCGGCCAGGCGAAGGTGACCCTGCAGCTGATGGCCTACTCGGGGACCGCGGAAGCCGGCCCGGTGGCGTCGTTCACCGCGGCGGCCGACGGTGCGGGTACGGCCCACACCACTCCGACGGCCACCGCGGCGGAGGGCAACTGGGTGTTGTCGGTGTGGTCGGACAAGCAGCGCGACGAGCGGCAGTGGACGCCGCCGTCGGCCGGGGTGACCGAGCGCAGCAACATCGCCGGGGTCGGCAGCGGGGACATCGCCACGCTGCTGACCGACAGCGGCGGCCCGGTCCCGGCCGGCCCGGTCGGTGGGCTGACCGCCACGGTGCCCACGCCGAGCAACCGCGCCACGATGCTCACCCTCGTGCTCGCGCAGGCCTGA
- a CDS encoding sulfite exporter TauE/SafE family protein, with product MDVDVALVVAGLVIGVVVGMTGMGGGALMTPVLVLFFGVPPLAAVSSDLVVSAVMKPVGGVVHLRRGTVDMRLVGWLTLGSVPAAFCGVLLTRALGSSAGVQEWTKFALGVALLLAAAGLIGKAYLAMVDRGRRAAERARVRRGGLPAPVVEEPVDTPLRTRPLATVLVGVVGGLIVGMTSVGSGSLIIIALLALYPRLSASSLVGTDLVQAVPLVTSAALGHLLFGDFRLDLTTSLLIGCLPGVYLGARLSSRAPGGLVRRALALVLLASGLKLLGLGDVAMVVVLGIVVVVGSLLWWAARSRHGLPARPHYLRDAWATRRRPDRAVHRPGSGEPTTTSAPPPIAAPFG from the coding sequence GTGGACGTGGACGTCGCGCTCGTCGTGGCCGGGCTCGTGATCGGCGTCGTCGTCGGCATGACCGGCATGGGCGGCGGCGCGCTGATGACGCCTGTGCTCGTGCTCTTCTTCGGCGTCCCACCCCTGGCCGCGGTCTCCAGCGACCTGGTGGTCTCCGCCGTGATGAAACCCGTCGGCGGCGTCGTCCACCTGCGCCGCGGCACGGTCGACATGCGCCTGGTCGGGTGGCTGACCCTCGGCTCGGTGCCCGCCGCGTTCTGCGGGGTGCTGCTCACCAGGGCCCTGGGATCGAGCGCCGGCGTCCAGGAGTGGACCAAGTTCGCGCTCGGCGTCGCACTGCTCCTGGCGGCCGCCGGGCTGATCGGCAAGGCCTACCTGGCGATGGTCGACCGCGGACGGCGAGCCGCCGAGCGGGCCCGGGTCCGTCGCGGTGGCCTGCCCGCGCCGGTGGTCGAGGAGCCGGTGGACACCCCCCTGCGCACCCGGCCGCTGGCCACCGTGCTCGTCGGCGTCGTCGGCGGCCTGATCGTGGGCATGACGTCGGTCGGGTCCGGCTCGCTGATCATCATCGCCCTGCTGGCGCTGTACCCGCGGCTCAGCGCCTCGTCGCTCGTGGGCACCGACCTGGTCCAGGCGGTGCCGCTGGTCACCTCGGCCGCGCTGGGCCACCTGCTCTTCGGCGACTTCAGGCTGGACCTGACCACGTCGCTGCTGATCGGCTGCCTGCCCGGCGTCTACCTCGGGGCCCGGCTGTCGTCCCGGGCCCCCGGTGGCCTGGTCCGCCGGGCGCTGGCCCTCGTGCTGCTCGCCTCCGGGCTCAAGCTGCTCGGCCTCGGCGACGTCGCCATGGTCGTGGTGCTGGGGATCGTCGTCGTCGTCGGCTCGCTGCTGTGGTGGGCGGCGCGCTCCCGGCACGGCCTCCCAGCCCGTCCCCACTACCTCCGGGACGCCTGGGCCACCCGCCGGCGCCCCGACCGGGCCGTCCACCGGCCCGGCAGCGGAGAGCCGACGACGACGTCGGCACCCCCTCCGATCGCTGCTCCGTTCGGCTGA
- a CDS encoding Wzz/FepE/Etk N-terminal domain-containing protein — MPTDDGLTAAGLGDYVVLIRRQWVTVLLGLVTGLAVALAYLALAPREYTSVTAVLVTATDADSVAGTGRNEINLDTEAQLLTSTETVSAAAEVLEVPADELDDLADRVSVTVPPNTEILRIAFVGSSAQSAQAGARAFADAYLDGRRATAEDALEVQDDALQERIDAVGEELRVATEAVATLPNGSPERGRAADQAAALNQQLANLGAQQNQVRSQTVSPGRVVTRATLPASPSSPDRYITLAAGVVLGVLLGLGVAVLRHRRDDVLRDGHDLQRRTGVRVASAPENPLTDGQVSLAAPLSTDGRAHARLRNHVVTALAETSRRVVLVAGTQRGGGPVAANLAASLARSGEEVVLVCADVFGATATSLLDGPRRAGLAEVLAGDRSAAEVAQRFAGIPTLRIVSPGRDADRADALLQTRNPRKVVDALLDAGADVVVIEAPATREDSSVQTLANVAEIAVLVVEAGRTTARDVADALGQLESMNTSVVGAVLVRYDGARTTAEHMPAPTGDDAPAEPTPRVEAGRGPGRPAVPAAKVPDPAGRART; from the coding sequence GTGCCGACCGACGACGGGCTGACTGCTGCTGGACTGGGTGACTACGTGGTGCTGATCCGTCGGCAGTGGGTCACGGTCCTGCTGGGACTGGTCACGGGCCTCGCCGTCGCGCTGGCCTACCTGGCGCTCGCACCCCGCGAGTACACGTCGGTGACCGCCGTGCTGGTGACGGCGACCGACGCCGACTCGGTGGCGGGCACCGGCCGCAACGAGATCAACCTGGACACCGAGGCGCAGCTGCTCACCTCGACCGAGACGGTCTCCGCCGCCGCCGAGGTGCTCGAGGTCCCCGCCGACGAGCTCGACGACCTCGCCGACCGGGTCAGCGTCACCGTGCCGCCCAACACCGAGATCCTCCGGATCGCCTTCGTCGGGTCGAGCGCGCAGTCGGCACAGGCCGGGGCGCGCGCCTTCGCCGACGCCTACCTCGACGGCCGCCGGGCGACCGCCGAGGATGCGCTGGAGGTACAGGACGACGCCCTGCAGGAGCGGATCGACGCGGTCGGCGAGGAGCTCCGGGTGGCCACCGAGGCCGTCGCCACCCTGCCCAACGGCAGCCCCGAGCGCGGCCGCGCAGCCGACCAGGCCGCCGCGCTGAACCAGCAGCTGGCCAACCTCGGCGCACAGCAGAACCAGGTGCGGTCCCAGACCGTCTCCCCCGGCCGCGTCGTCACCCGGGCCACCCTGCCGGCCTCCCCGAGCAGCCCCGACCGGTACATCACCCTGGCCGCCGGCGTCGTCCTCGGCGTCCTGCTCGGGTTGGGCGTCGCGGTGCTCCGGCATCGCCGGGACGACGTCCTGCGCGACGGCCATGACCTGCAGCGCCGCACCGGCGTCCGGGTCGCCTCGGCGCCGGAGAACCCGCTGACCGACGGCCAGGTCTCCCTCGCCGCGCCGCTCAGCACCGACGGCCGGGCCCACGCCCGCCTGCGCAACCACGTCGTGACCGCGCTGGCCGAGACCTCCCGCCGGGTGGTGCTGGTGGCCGGCACCCAGCGCGGCGGCGGCCCCGTCGCGGCCAACCTCGCCGCCTCCCTCGCCCGGTCCGGCGAGGAGGTCGTGCTGGTCTGCGCCGACGTCTTCGGTGCCACGGCGACCTCCCTGCTCGACGGACCGCGGCGGGCCGGCCTGGCCGAGGTGCTCGCCGGGGACCGCTCGGCTGCCGAGGTGGCGCAGCGGTTCGCCGGCATCCCGACGCTGCGGATCGTGAGCCCCGGCCGGGACGCCGACCGGGCCGACGCGCTGCTCCAGACCCGCAATCCGCGGAAGGTCGTCGACGCGCTCCTGGACGCCGGCGCCGACGTCGTCGTGATCGAGGCGCCGGCCACCAGGGAGGACTCCAGCGTCCAGACCCTGGCCAACGTGGCGGAGATCGCCGTCCTCGTGGTGGAGGCGGGCCGGACCACCGCCCGGGACGTCGCCGACGCCCTCGGGCAGCTGGAGTCGATGAACACCTCGGTCGTCGGTGCGGTGCTCGTGCGCTACGACGGCGCCCGCACCACCGCCGAGCACATGCCGGCGCCTACGGGCGACGACGCCCCGGCCGAGCCCACGCCGCGCGTGGAGGCCGGGCGCGGACCGGGGCGCCCGGCCGTTCCCGCGGCCAAGGTGCCCGACCCGGCCGGCCGAGCCCGGACGTGA